A window of the Tachysurus fulvidraco isolate hzauxx_2018 chromosome 6, HZAU_PFXX_2.0, whole genome shotgun sequence genome harbors these coding sequences:
- the trim13 gene encoding tripartite motif-containing 13 — protein MDLLEEDLTCPICCCLFEDPRVLPCSHSFCRKCLEGILEDNRSPVWRPAFKCPTCRKETAHNGISSLQVNYSLRSIVEKYNKIRASPRMSQCRAHSGQPLNIFCATDLKLICGFCATTGEHKGHKFCALEEAYEREKVAFDDLLRAVESWKGAEVLSCLEALEGAKKKALQMASRDLDRVAEYFDKLLRALEHKRSEILSDFESLKLSVMQTFDPEINHLRSALEEQQRALRLAESFRSLSDPLTFLQCMQDFREKVRAIRETPLPARTDVDVGALVPSFDVHEWDRVRLGDVDALRAPHDGGALRSPTARIGPPRLSRFVWSCAVLVCVCLCVLNFLPVDCFAASLCTKAVSALAAVSVPAPAEMLRWISLCWQEVAGVCALITELCRNCITELIDTTSEFIS, from the coding sequence ATGGATCTGCTGGAGGAGGACCTGACATGCCCGATATGCTGTTGTCTTTTTGAAGACCCACGTGTGCTGCCGTGTTCACATAGTTTCTGCAGGAAGTGTTTGGAAGGCATCCTGGAGGATAACCGAAGTCCAGTTTGGAGACCTGCGTTCAAATGCCCGACGTGCCGAAAGGAGACCGCGCACAACGGCATCTCGAGCCTGCAAGTTAACTATTCCCTGCGCAGCATCGTGGAGAAGTACAACAAAATCCGTGCGAGCCCAAGAATGTCTCAGTGTCGCGCTCACAGTGGACAACCCCTGAACATTTTCTGTGCCACCGACCTGAAGCTCATCTGCGGCTTTTGCGCCACTACAGGAGAGCACAAAGGGCACAAGTTCTGCGCGCTAGAGGAGGCGTATGAGCGAGAAAAGGTCGCCTTCGATGATTTGCTTCGTGCCGTTGAGAGTTGGAAAGGCGCTGAAGTTCTCTCCTGTCTGGAAGCTCTCGAGGGGGCGAAGAAAAAAGCCCTGCAGATGGCCTCGAGAGACTTGGATAGGGTCGCGGAATATTTCGACAAGCTGCTCCGTGCCCTTGAACACAAGCGCAGCGAAATCCTGTCGGACTTTGAAAGCCTAAAGTTGTCGGTCATGCAAACATTCGACCCGGAGATCAACCACCTCCGCTCGGCGCTCGAGGAACAGCAGCGGGCGCTGCGCCTCGCCGAGTCGTTTCGCTCCCTCTCCGACCCGCTTACCTTCTTGCAGTGTATGCAGGACTTCCGCGAGAAAGTGCGAGCTATTCGCGAGACGCCGCTGCCCGCGCGCACGGACGTGGACGTTGGCGCGCTCGTACCAAGCTTCGACGTGCACGAGTGGGACCGTGTGCGTCTAGGAGACGTGGACGCGCTGCGCGCTCCGCATGATGGGGGGGCTCTCCGTTCGCCGACGGCTCGCATTGGCCCCCCGCGTCTCTCCCGATTCGTGTGGAGTTGCGCCGTCCtggtgtgcgtgtgcctgtgcgtgcTGAACTTTCTCCCCGTTGACTGTTTCGCCGCGAGTCTCTGCACTAAAGCGGTGTCCGCTCTTGCCGCTGTCTCTGTGCCCGCGCCTGCAGAAATGCTGCGGTGGATCTCGCTTTGCTGGCAGGAGGTGGCGGGAGTGTGCGCGCTCATTACAGAGCTCTGCAGGAACTGCATTACTGAGCTCATCGACACCACGTCAGAGTTTATCAGCTGA